A window of the Branchiostoma lanceolatum isolate klBraLanc5 chromosome 13, klBraLanc5.hap2, whole genome shotgun sequence genome harbors these coding sequences:
- the LOC136447828 gene encoding 5'-AMP-activated protein kinase subunit gamma-1-like isoform X6, which yields MTRQFEKLKSYRLKRIRGYKTKDLSAFAMPYLEEGRESSLSPDGEVASLIPPRDQVMSVEARRVAGDMAQYRAGRQLSAPPKMEIKQVYGRPTTPQEKADKTSPKSPSNKKRGPGGTAVKQDLNKEAVLRQRSRTMSGQNNGAERPIFLIQGSDPLAMKMQQAQTPLEADDAVYLNFMKSHHIYDIIPTSSKLVVFDTQLLVKKAFFALVYNGIRAAPLWDSRTQNFVGMLTITDFINVLQKYYKSPLVQMDELEEHKIATWREVLGLTNRPLVSIDPDETLFEGIKRLIGCKIHRLPVLDETTGNAIYVLTHKRILKFLWLYLKDIPKPDYMNNTLEELGIGTYSNIATAPADIPLIQALHIFVQRRVSALPVVDDNGKVVDIYAKFDAINLAAEKTYNNLDITIRQALQHRSQGFEGVHRCLKTETLDTICDRVVKAEVHRLVVVDTDDCVVGVVSLSDILKFLVLKPAGLLPPRPDATITSQPVSERTNTPNTQPSTPPGE from the exons GACCTGAGTGCCTTTGCCATGCCGTACCTTGAGGAGGGCCGTGAGTCCAGCCTGTCTCCAGACGGGGAGGTGGCCAGCCTCATACCGCCACGCGACCAGGTCATGTCTGTGGAGGCACGGAGG GTGGCAGGGGACATG GCGCAGTATCGTGCTGGAAGGCAGCTTTCCGCGCCGCCCAAGATGGAGATCAAGCAAGTGTACGGCCGTCCGACTACGCCGCAGGAAAAAGCTGACAAAACCTCACCCAAAAGCCCCTCCAATAAAAAGC GTGGTCCAGGCGGCACAGCTGTCAAACAGGACCTCAACAAAGAGGCAGTGCTTCGGCAGCGATCCCGGACAATGAGTGGACAGAACAACGGCGCAGAGCGACCGATCTTCCTG ATCCAAGGCTCAGATCCACTAGCAATGAAGATGCAGCAAGCACAGACACCCTTAGAAGCAG ATGATGCTGTGTACCTTAATTTTATGAAGTCTCACCATATATATGACATCATCCCAACGAGCTCCAAACTAGTTGTGTTTGACACACAGCTACTG gTGAAGAAAGCCTTCTTTGCATTAGTGTACAATG GTATAAGGGCTGCTCCGCTGTGGGATAGTAGAACACAGAACTTTGTAG GAATGTTGACAATCACGGACTTCATCAATGTGTTACAAAAGTACTACAAGTCTCCTCTGGTCCAGATGGATGAACTGGAGGAACACAAGATTGCCACATGGAGAG AGGTGCTAGGACTGACCAACCGGCCACTTGTCAGCATAGACCCAGATGAGAC GTTGTTTGAAGGCATTAAGAGACTGATCGGGTGCAAGATCCATCGTCTTCCTGTACTAGACGAGACAACGGGCAATGCAATCTACGTCCTCACTCACAAGAGGATACTCAAGTTCCTCTGGTTATAT CTGAAGGACATCCCCAAGCCAGACTACATGAACAACACTCTAGAGGAGCTGGGCATCGGGACCTATTCCAACATAGCAACT GCCCCAGCTGACATCCCCCTAATCCAGGCCCTGCACATCTTTGTGCAGCGGAGGGTGTCTGCTCTGCCCGTGGTTGATGACAATG GTAAAGTGGTGGACATCTACGCCAAGTTTGATGCAATT AATCTGGCAGCTGAGAAGACGTACAACAACCTGGACATCACGATTCGGCAGGCCCTGCAGCACCGGAGCCAGGGGTTCGAGGGCGTGCACCGCTGTCTGAAGACTGAAACACTGGACACCATCTGTGACAGGGTCGTCAAGGCTgag GTTCACAGACTGGTGGTGGTGGACACAGATGACTGTGTGGTGGGAGTCGTCTCGCTCTCAGATATTCTCAAGTTCCTGGTCCTCAAGCCTGCAG GCTTGCTTCCCCCGCGCCCGGACGCAACGATTACCTCGCAGCCCGTGTCGGAGCGCACAAACACACCAAACACACAACCCTCCACCCCTCCCGGAGAATGA